The nucleotide window tcagggcggttcccaacatccaAAGGCTAGTTTGGTCATTCCAAGATCATTAAAAATGGCTGACCCCTAAcaatatgtacaaaaatataaattgcagATAAAAGTACaaacaaattttcctttttaaagtacttttaagaaaaaagcaGGGCCTTGGAAGTTTTGGGGTTTTGCTTCCACTGTTGCAAATTCACATTGTGCTTTTGGTTGGGTGGTAAAGAGAGCACATGTCATCTGCAGGTGGTGCTGCCTGCCTGTGGACAGGGGAAACTCGCTACTCCAAGATGACCACATTTAGATTCTGAGACGGGAAGTGTAGGGTGAATAGGTCATGGCagctttttttaagtttaacttttccttttttgctgtcTAGTCATCCTCATCAGTCTTCTGCTTCTTGGTGTCAACATCGTCGTCCTTGTCATCTTCAGCTGCCTGTTTGCCTGTagctgcctcagtctcctcatatTCATCTCCATCCTCTTCCTCATtatcaccttcctcctcctctgcccctccttcttccttttttccatctACCTCCTTGTCAGCCTCCTgctccccattttccttattagcATTGCCATTAGCAGGTGCATCTCTTCCATTCTCTAACTCTTCCACaatttccttcttctcctttaaGTCCTTGGTGGTGATCTCAGAGCTGGCATCCAAGGCCATGTCTGACAGGGCGGGCACCCCTATGcaggggattttttaaaaagagagagttaGAGGACTCTGGCAAAAATGCTGCAGAAGCCTGCAGCCACTGAAGAGGTGTGTGGCAGAGGTGGCCACAGAGAGTTGAGAGGCAGACACAGCAACAATGGAAAGATGGCTTTTCAGAGCAGCTGGTTAGGTGAAgcttttcaaaattatcttaCTAAATAGAACAAATTCTTGCCCATCTGTCTTGCCCTAAGCTAAAAGGGGAAGAACGGTCAGAATGACATCTTGATATTTTCTCTGGTTCCCAGGGTTCTAAGATACTATTATTTAACCAATCTCTTCGGCAAGTGGTGGTGATGAGTTTAGGACTAGAAAACTTCAGCTAGAGAGACTCAGTGCCCCTGGAGCATCTCCTGAAC belongs to Phyllostomus discolor isolate MPI-MPIP mPhyDis1 chromosome X, mPhyDis1.pri.v3, whole genome shotgun sequence and includes:
- the LOC114505553 gene encoding prothymosin alpha-like, which codes for MPISGSLYQAEISTSGPPPSKRAASLVLPKPQFLGDKRTCGSLKLRPASRVPALSDMALDASSEITTKDLKEKKEIVEELENGRDAPANGNANKENGEQEADKEVDGKKEEGGAEEEEGDNEEEDGDEYEETEAATGKQAAEDDKDDDVDTKKQKTDEDD